Within the Apis cerana isolate GH-2021 linkage group LG9, AcerK_1.0, whole genome shotgun sequence genome, the region aatatttatttttatgaatatgttaaaattaaatttataaaaatatatttttcaggcTATTATATCAAATGTCCTAAAAAATGCTAAAGAAATGCTTAAAATGCTAGTAACAATGACTAGTTATTTAACAAACACAATTTCATCTTGTCAAGAATTTACAGATTCTGTTGCCAATATGAGAATGTCTTTTAATTCTGCTGGAAGTAAGATCATATATTATGTCTTATATTAtactagattttaaaataaataaaaaaaattatgtatattgcaGAAAGAGAATCAATAAAAAGACTGTCAACAAAATCTCCAACTAGAGGAGTGGTGAAACCTATGGTGAGCGGTTACACCATTACAAAACCTACCATTAATTTAAGTAGattaaatatgcaatatattaataattcatcaaaCTTAAGTATAATACCAGAAGTAACAACACCACCCAGAAATCAGGAAGGAAGTAATTTAAGGACTCCTCCTAATGGAGTTTCTGAAAGACGTAATTgtgtaagtattttttaaaatttaataaaatttaaaggaacaatgaacgattttttatttaaaagaattttatactgTAGAAAAATGGTCGCACATATAGAATGCCTGAAAGATTAACTGTTACTTCACCAGAAGATaatggtatgtttttttaaataaaatttacattaagatatggattttcattaaaaaattgtgtattgaaaaatttattttaagattaaaataaacgctttatttacttttagatGAAAATGGACGAAGGTTAAGCGAAAGAAGTAATAGACATTCTGGAAGTATTTCAGGACAGCtctcaaaatcaaaatcaaaattgtcaAGGAATAGCAATTCGAGAAATAGCAGTTCAAGAAATAGTACTTCGAGGAATAACAGTTTGAGAAATAGCAATTCTCGATatagtattgaaaattttgaacataTAGGAAGTCCTAGAGTAAAACTTAATGACGTAtcgaaattattgcaaaattctCATACTATTAATATTCGTATGGTTTgtgtcattaataaatttatttttttgattaaaacttatttttacattaatttatattttaattgttgtatatatagttaacagaaaatcaaaataatcgaaaaactaATACATCAAAACATATTTGTGATATGAATCTTGAAAATTCTCAAACACAAATTATACAAGAAATGTCTTCTTCTAATGAGTCCGAacaaaataatgatgaaaaaattgagaGCAAAGATGAACAGAACAATAATGAGTTGAATATTAcagatcgaaaagaaaaaaaaaaaattaatgaaacaaaaaactgTACATCAAATTGGGAAGATCCTCTTGAAGGACCAAGTTGGTTATTTAACAATTCTCAAGTCGTGCCTTctgtcattaataaaaataataagactgataatataaatgtttctaaCGAAGATATTATGAGTTTAACAGAATCGAGCGATATATTCGATGAAGAAAAGACTATGTCTATGTCGATTACACATTCAAGTCAGCTATATAACTCTAATAACAGTAAACAAATGaatgatgaaaatgaatttgacaTGTCTCaacagaatgaaaataatacttttcataATGTAACGCTATTGACAGATTCAAATGATGAATATAAATCTCAAAATGCATCTACaatgaatttacaaaattttgtgACACAAAGAAGAGGCTACTTTGAAAGTGAAGATGAAGATGATTTTACTTTGATTTACACGCAACGTCCATGTAATATGAATTTCGACATAAATGACTTAAAATTACCAGTTTTGGAACAATCTGCTTTAAAACcaaatattacaattgaaCCAGAACCAGAAATAACAACCACTCTTCGAAAAATATCCCAGATTTATCCAATTCCATCGGTTTCGCTCAATACTTTAGATGAATCTGAGTTTAACCAGTCTACCGTAAAACTACCACTACTTGCGAATAATGATTATGATGATAAAGAGAtgactatattaaaaaaaaaatccaaatctTCAAGgcaaaaaaaagtgaaaataattcagaCACAATGTAATGATTTTGTGGAGACAtcgttattaaagaaaaataattgtcaaaagaaaaagaaagataaattcgTGAAAGATCCAAGTGCTGTTAAAGTAGTGTTGCAAAAATTGGATGAATTCGATGttaaatcaaatgaaatattgtcTCTCAATTCCAGTCAATCTTTGTAAGTATcagtatgaatatatatacaatgttcaaaagatattattgtaaaaaaaaacgattaaacaaacaaattttatataataatataataattttgatataatctaacgagattttttataattaaatgtataaatatatacaagttatatttatttctttaaatgcaatcaaatttttgatgtaatcagttaatatagtttaatatttcttttaaaaaaattttaattatttatattagaaaaacagttaatttattttaattttaattatatagaatttgacgtataataaaatacacagAATGAACAAAAGATATGttacatgttttttttaattaatttttttatataataaatatctttcgaattatttaataatattaaattcggatatttcgtatatatttatgtacaatttaaatacttatatgtGCAGAAATTCTGTACCTACTCGCTCTAATTCAAGTGACTCGGAAAGTAATTTGAGTGTCAATAGCTCTTATAGTCGTCCTAGAAGAAAACGtgttccaattaattttcatgaacctaatttgaaaaagtgagtaatatattttaacttcaTTGGAGATTGAACATGAagaattttgtacattttattacattattttaaataattgctttttatttcagaaaattacgaaggaatcaataattatactatatttttccataCTCGAGGAATGATTGATAAAACACAATAGTGTGTTTTTAAAGTACATCGACGTTCCCTTTCATgtaaataagttattaatgcatataatgaatattattaaaaaaaatttccaaaaaatagagaaattgattttactaaacatttataaatgtaaaacaaattaattcttcgaaCCATTTTGCTTCCATTGTTGCGCACAGTTTTGTTATACACAgctattgttaattattcacATAAAATCGGCTTGCTTTGACGTAGTCATAGCTTCGATGATTTTGACTTCCTCTTGTAGTATTGTTCGTATATTGTACTTTTTGTATACTTAACTACATTTTAatgagtaaataaatatttaaaaatatgaacttcttatttattcaattaatttatatttgaaaacaagcaacgaaaatattgttttatttttaatgttcgaTCGTGGAATAgtgattattgtaaaatagaaatttcgttaattttttgcaCAAAGATCACATGAcaccatttttaattttaagtaatatttatttataataatttttaagatttaaattatatgactttttgtaaattttattcttaaacttgaaaaatatataatagatatataaatataaaatataacatgttATATTACATgacaacattttataatatatctatctttataaagatataaaattgtcAAGAATCGATGATTAAAATACAGCTGcaattgaaaatacaaattttaaggTTATTGAAGAATTCttcaatctaaattttaatacaatttaaaaagaatcgatttaTTGACAACGTTCACAAAGGTCACATTGATGGACAAATAAAAAAGCTAGAACAAATATGGAACAAGAAATGTTAcgtatataatgaatttaacttTTCCTAGCCTACCTAATTGTAGAAAATCTGAtatagaaatggaaattaattacgtttgtttaatttcaagataaaagaagtttattattgtttcgtttaaatagatttgtgattttatttgatagcTTAGATCGATCTAATGagatctttataattttaatttattattattcttttctttttactttgtttatattttacaatatcttttaattttgttctttcaaaatatattcttttaaaattttatattttattattttggtcAGTTAAAATCTGGTCTAATAGTTGATACgataaatatagttataaataaagttcTACCACATCGAGAGCTACAACAATTCACCGTGACGTAATTGCCACAAACTTAATTGAACCGCTACCTGGTAGCAATCGCAAAGCGTGGGTGTACGCACGCGGAACTTTTTGTTACTAAAATCTAAACTCGACGTTTGATTTACATAgcctatataataatttattataaagctCTTTTCATATTCGTATCGTTGTAATATTGTGTAAAAtgctaaaaaagaagaaatagaatagaaaattttcatacgataaatcttaaatgtaatattgttttacatcttaaatgtaacattattttaatttttttctcaaaataaaatataaagaagaatagatatataaatccattaattattaacatttttttcaaattatatttaaatattttttgcattttagttaatttttaatttttcgttcaaaaattcattcagacaatttttttcatatttttgtaaacaagtgatcattttaaaataaataggaaaatttactcagataagttaaaataatattttttggcaatgaataaattattcagattgaataaaatatattcaatgtaacatatattatacaatcatttaatttgtaattaaataaaatcttcgagaaaataaattcgatagtTGAATACTTAAGAAAACATTGATCTTGAATTGTAGTATtccaatgaattattattaattaagattgcAGAACATTTCGCTCAATTATAAGCATTATGTGGTAAATGCGAGATAGCGTGAAACAATCATAATTAGTGTATTGACTTGTAGTTtgcttgatataaatttatgcaatgGATGGTTAGCATTAAAGCGTTCATCcatgcaaatataattacgTGCAGTTACTATATCGAAATGCAAAACTGCAaagttactaatttttttataatctttcgttttatataaatatttattatttaaaaaataaggaggcattaaatttgtaaatagcGATTGGACATTTTTAAaggcgaaatataaaataagcagATCTCGTAACGTGCGCTCGAGAACGTGAAAAACACCCACTCGCGTAGGAGTGGAAGTGTTaggaaacttaaaaaaaaaatatatatggacGAGCATAACATCGAGAGATTTAAAatgcatattaaattttctctcgtGGAATTATAActgcaatatttttcttgttcaatAACATCTTACATTGTTTATGCATTGTAGGGTGCATAGTATTATCGAGTCTCGAAAATAAAGCAAATTTTTAGCGAGTAAAAGTTGTGTCTTTGACGCGCGTACCGGCGTTCAAACTCTCCCTCCTTGGGAATAACAATGTAGAATTGCGCATGCGTTGGCCATTTCCTAGTAGCGCCGATTGTCTGACCAATAGCAAACGACAGATGACGTTAGCTATAGCCAATCATCGTTCGTTTCAGTGACGACTGAGCTATTTTTAGTGGACATGAGTCACGGGATATAAGGCTGTACGTTTAGTTGGGTGTTCACAAGTTGTCGAGACATCGTGCTGTGCAGCCGAGTGATATCCGCATTCGGTGTACATTGCAGTCTGTTCTAGAGGTGCACACGCGCAGAACATCACGTTCATCGGATTGCGTGTCGTGAGTCATTGTTGTGTTGACAGTTGATCCAGATCGGTCCTCGTGTCGCCGTCGGCCTCTGAAATCAAAACGAACAGGCACGACTTGCATCTATGCGCGACGCGTTTGCGAACCGCGTAGTCAGTGAACGAAATACACATCTTTTGCGTCTCAATTTCGACttatatcgttaaaatatatgtgGCGAGTATTACAAACATAATAGGTGGTTTATGAATCGTATCCAGAGTGTGGATCGAACAACATTTGATGACGACTGACCGTGTAGAGAGtgcgataaaaaaaagctGTACTAGCGTCGATGAATTTCTTGAACACGGTCGTCGCATGGTTATGTAACaa harbors:
- the LOC107997546 gene encoding homeobox-like protein HDP1 isoform X1, with translation MIKNIRPNYKWKMPQILKHRKVKKPQKRVLSKRRHFLTNYHETRSYKPLCKQLKMNNNSLAKALSREKHECQLLFSQNVALIAEVQNLGSACTKRDAIISNVLKNAKEMLKMLVTMTSYLTNTISSCQEFTDSVANMRMSFNSAGKRESIKRLSTKSPTRGVVKPMVSGYTITKPTINLSRLNMQYINNSSNLSIIPEVTTPPRNQEGSNLRTPPNGVSERRNCKNGRTYRMPERLTVTSPEDNDENGRRLSERSNRHSGSISGQLSKSKSKLSRNSNSRNSSSRNSTSRNNSLRNSNSRYSIENFEHIGSPRVKLNDVSKLLQNSHTINIRMLTENQNNRKTNTSKHICDMNLENSQTQIIQEMSSSNESEQNNDEKIESKDEQNNNELNITDRKEKKKINETKNCTSNWEDPLEGPSWLFNNSQVVPSVINKNNKTDNINVSNEDIMSLTESSDIFDEEKTMSMSITHSSQLYNSNNSKQMNDENEFDMSQQNENNTFHNVTLLTDSNDEYKSQNASTMNLQNFVTQRRGYFESEDEDDFTLIYTQRPCNMNFDINDLKLPVLEQSALKPNITIEPEPEITTTLRKISQIYPIPSVSLNTLDESEFNQSTVKLPLLANNDYDDKEMTILKKKSKSSRQKKVKIIQTQCNDFVETSLLKKNNCQKKKKDKFVKDPSAVKVVLQKLDEFDVKSNEILSLNSSQSLNSVPTRSNSSDSESNLSVNSSYSRPRRKRVPINFHEPNLKKKLRRNQ
- the LOC107997546 gene encoding homeobox-like protein HDP1 isoform X2; its protein translation is MPQILKHRKVKKPQKRVLSKRRHFLTNYHETRSYKPLCKQLKMNNNSLAKALSREKHECQLLFSQNVALIAEVQNLGSACTKRDAIISNVLKNAKEMLKMLVTMTSYLTNTISSCQEFTDSVANMRMSFNSAGKRESIKRLSTKSPTRGVVKPMVSGYTITKPTINLSRLNMQYINNSSNLSIIPEVTTPPRNQEGSNLRTPPNGVSERRNCKNGRTYRMPERLTVTSPEDNDENGRRLSERSNRHSGSISGQLSKSKSKLSRNSNSRNSSSRNSTSRNNSLRNSNSRYSIENFEHIGSPRVKLNDVSKLLQNSHTINIRMLTENQNNRKTNTSKHICDMNLENSQTQIIQEMSSSNESEQNNDEKIESKDEQNNNELNITDRKEKKKINETKNCTSNWEDPLEGPSWLFNNSQVVPSVINKNNKTDNINVSNEDIMSLTESSDIFDEEKTMSMSITHSSQLYNSNNSKQMNDENEFDMSQQNENNTFHNVTLLTDSNDEYKSQNASTMNLQNFVTQRRGYFESEDEDDFTLIYTQRPCNMNFDINDLKLPVLEQSALKPNITIEPEPEITTTLRKISQIYPIPSVSLNTLDESEFNQSTVKLPLLANNDYDDKEMTILKKKSKSSRQKKVKIIQTQCNDFVETSLLKKNNCQKKKKDKFVKDPSAVKVVLQKLDEFDVKSNEILSLNSSQSLNSVPTRSNSSDSESNLSVNSSYSRPRRKRVPINFHEPNLKKKLRRNQ